In Yersinia enterocolitica subsp. enterocolitica, one DNA window encodes the following:
- a CDS encoding cupin domain-containing protein, which yields MTYQLNLNWPEFLEKYWQKQPVVLKNAFPNFVDPITPDELAGLAMEAEVDSRLVSHVNGQWQASNGPFEHFDNLGETNWSLLAQAVNHWHAPSAELVRPFRVLPDWRLDDLMISFSVPGGGVGPHIDQYDVFIIQGMGSRRWRVGDKLPLKQFCPHPALLHVEPFTPIIDEDLAPGDILYIPPGFPHDGFTHETAFNYSVGFRGPNGRDLISSFADYALENDLGGEHYSDPDLTCREHPGRVEDYELDRLRGMMIDMINQPEDFKQWFGRFATTPRHELDIAPAEPPYEPTEIVDALMDGEVLARLSGLRVLQVGNSFFINSERLETVDPKAADALCRYTMIGKKELGEALHNPAFVAELTDLINQGYWYFDE from the coding sequence CAGATGAGTTGGCTGGGCTGGCAATGGAAGCTGAGGTAGATAGCCGTTTAGTTAGTCATGTTAATGGCCAATGGCAGGCAAGTAACGGGCCATTTGAGCATTTTGATAATCTGGGTGAAACCAACTGGTCATTACTGGCCCAAGCGGTTAACCACTGGCATGCTCCATCTGCTGAGTTAGTTCGTCCATTTCGCGTACTACCTGACTGGCGCTTAGACGATCTAATGATCTCTTTTTCTGTCCCTGGCGGTGGGGTTGGACCGCATATCGATCAGTACGATGTCTTTATTATCCAGGGTATGGGTAGCCGACGTTGGCGGGTGGGCGATAAACTGCCACTGAAACAGTTTTGCCCACATCCAGCCCTGCTGCATGTTGAGCCATTCACACCGATTATTGATGAAGATTTAGCTCCAGGCGATATTTTATATATCCCACCGGGCTTCCCGCATGATGGGTTTACCCATGAAACTGCATTCAACTATTCAGTAGGCTTTCGCGGGCCAAATGGCAGGGATTTAATCAGTAGTTTTGCTGATTATGCGCTAGAAAATGATCTTGGCGGTGAGCACTACAGTGATCCTGATTTAACCTGTCGGGAACATCCAGGCCGGGTTGAAGATTATGAACTCGACCGCCTGCGCGGGATGATGATCGATATGATTAATCAACCGGAAGATTTTAAACAATGGTTTGGACGCTTCGCCACGACACCGCGTCATGAACTGGATATTGCTCCAGCGGAGCCACCTTATGAGCCAACTGAGATTGTCGATGCTCTGATGGATGGTGAAGTCTTGGCACGCCTGAGTGGGCTACGGGTTTTACAAGTAGGAAACAGCTTCTTTATCAACAGTGAACGACTAGAAACGGTGGATCCTAAAGCCGCTGACGCACTGTGCCGTTACACGATGATTGGTAAAAAGGAGCTGGGCGAGGCATTACATAATCCAGCGTTTGTCGCTGAATTAACGGATTTGATTAATCAGGGTTATTGGTACTTCGACGAGTAA
- a CDS encoding HAL/PAL/TAL family ammonia-lyase — MSFLNDVSVVWIKKDKPVSINEIYDVAVNKKEVVLDKELLKWLQYGRSLLEKKLDKNEIIYGVNTGFGGNANMVVPAETIAEHQNNLLRFLSAGTGPSLPPEHVRAAQFLVLIAVCRGWSSICPETVEMLAEHLNKGLIPLVPRYGSVGASGDLIPLTYIAKALCGKGKVWYDNSELTAAEAIEKAGLHPISLQAKEGLALINGTRIMTGISAIAVVRLEQTLKAGIAGITMAIEALQASDEHFDPRIQEIKNHPGQKAIAATLRKLLKGTRQESLLHKLKQQPNLCSNKGTATRLDSTVQEVYSIRCAPQILGIIPESLAYTKTIIEREAYSANDNPLIDPNTGDVLNGGNFMGHYIARTMDALKLDIALLANHLHSIVALMMDERFSHGLANSLSPVPGIYQGMKGIQLSQTALVAAIRRECSPSGIHTMPTEQYNQDIVSLGTHAAQDVAEMEIKLRDVVSMTLITAAQALALRDNLQIIAPEVAAFYHAVRRFSPSLDKDRPLDEDIARLSQAIITNGLPLPDIILD, encoded by the coding sequence ATGTCATTTTTAAATGATGTCAGTGTCGTGTGGATAAAAAAAGACAAGCCGGTCTCTATCAATGAAATATATGATGTTGCTGTAAATAAAAAAGAGGTTGTTCTGGATAAAGAACTATTAAAGTGGCTTCAATATGGTCGCAGTTTATTAGAAAAAAAACTGGATAAAAATGAAATTATTTATGGGGTAAACACCGGTTTTGGTGGTAATGCGAATATGGTTGTCCCAGCGGAGACCATTGCAGAACATCAAAATAACTTGTTGCGATTCCTCTCTGCTGGCACTGGCCCGTCTCTTCCACCTGAACATGTAAGAGCGGCGCAATTTCTGGTATTAATCGCGGTATGTCGGGGTTGGTCTTCAATTTGTCCAGAAACAGTAGAAATGCTGGCAGAGCATCTTAACAAAGGGTTAATTCCTTTGGTTCCCCGATATGGTTCGGTCGGGGCGAGTGGTGACCTCATTCCTTTAACCTATATTGCTAAGGCACTGTGTGGGAAAGGAAAAGTTTGGTATGATAATAGCGAACTGACAGCCGCAGAAGCTATAGAAAAAGCTGGATTACATCCCATTAGCCTTCAAGCAAAAGAGGGGCTGGCATTAATCAATGGCACTCGAATTATGACTGGGATTAGTGCTATTGCAGTTGTTAGGTTGGAGCAAACACTTAAAGCTGGGATTGCTGGAATAACTATGGCAATTGAAGCCTTACAGGCCTCCGATGAACATTTTGATCCCCGTATTCAAGAAATAAAAAATCATCCTGGGCAAAAAGCTATTGCAGCGACATTGCGTAAACTGTTGAAAGGAACTCGTCAGGAAAGTCTGCTTCATAAATTAAAGCAACAACCTAATCTCTGTTCTAATAAGGGTACTGCAACAAGATTAGATTCGACGGTTCAGGAAGTTTATTCTATACGCTGTGCGCCACAAATATTAGGAATTATTCCTGAGTCATTGGCTTACACCAAAACGATTATTGAACGTGAGGCTTATTCTGCCAATGATAATCCTTTAATCGATCCCAATACAGGTGACGTCTTAAATGGTGGTAATTTTATGGGCCACTATATTGCAAGGACAATGGATGCATTAAAGCTAGATATCGCCTTGCTCGCAAATCATCTGCATTCGATAGTTGCCCTAATGATGGATGAGCGTTTTTCCCATGGGTTGGCTAATTCGCTTAGCCCGGTACCGGGGATATATCAAGGAATGAAAGGAATACAGCTCTCACAAACTGCTTTGGTTGCCGCTATCCGTCGAGAATGTTCCCCTTCCGGAATACATACAATGCCAACTGAGCAATACAATCAAGATATTGTTAGCCTGGGAACGCATGCGGCACAAGATGTTGCTGAAATGGAAATAAAACTACGCGATGTCGTCTCAATGACATTGATTACCGCAGCTCAAGCGTTGGCGCTTAGAGATAATTTGCAGATTATTGCACCTGAAGTAGCGGCATTTTATCACGCCGTTCGTCGGTTCTCTCCTTCCCTCGATAAAGATCGCCCTTTAGATGAAGATATTGCTCGCCTGTCACAAGCAATTATCACCAATGGACTACCACTACCGGACATTATTTTGGATTAA
- a CDS encoding UbiD family decarboxylase, which translates to MFLKSVREQISLLQEQGDLRVINRPVDSYLEAAAIIRRCAEIEAPVPLMTNIKDYPGCSIVGGLAALSSHAEYPLSRVAMSLGLPLTATAQDIVQYLVDGLKKTPYLPREIERNSAACKQNILHGDKATLARFPIPQVHQYDGNRYVNTWGVFIVESPDGKWCNWSIQRVQYHNDRQMIALVFPSQHIADIWEEWVKIGKPMPYALVQGGEPIVPYVAGLPLLDRDVNEADYIGALYGKGIEVVKCETHHLRVPASSEVVIEGYFAITREGIEGPFGEFAGYTPNENSLQPILSIEAISWQDNPIWPVVAEGKPVDEYHTCSGIGDAAAIQNVLLEANIPVSFVWGPLYSACHLMIVSIKHNWRQLHPDLSSEQLTKKIGDIIHQTRNSIKLPKIVVLDDDIDPTETNSLLWALSTRVHPEKRRYYYESAILPLLSCYSQAERHNRKGKRVVIDALLPENHGSISSFDYAYPEAIKQRVLKNWVSDFGDNE; encoded by the coding sequence ATGTTTTTAAAAAGTGTACGCGAACAAATAAGCTTGCTGCAAGAACAGGGCGATTTGAGGGTAATTAACCGTCCCGTCGATAGTTATTTAGAAGCTGCGGCAATTATTCGCCGCTGTGCGGAAATTGAAGCCCCAGTGCCTTTGATGACCAATATAAAAGATTATCCTGGTTGTTCAATTGTTGGCGGACTGGCAGCCTTATCATCCCATGCTGAATACCCACTTTCCCGGGTAGCGATGTCTTTAGGATTACCCTTAACAGCAACGGCGCAGGATATTGTTCAGTATCTGGTCGATGGCTTGAAAAAAACGCCTTATTTACCGAGAGAAATAGAGCGCAACTCAGCAGCCTGTAAGCAAAATATTCTGCATGGGGATAAAGCAACATTGGCTCGCTTTCCTATACCGCAGGTACATCAATATGACGGCAACCGTTATGTTAATACCTGGGGCGTGTTTATTGTTGAATCACCTGACGGTAAATGGTGTAACTGGTCAATACAACGTGTGCAATATCATAATGATCGACAGATGATTGCATTGGTTTTCCCTAGCCAGCATATTGCTGATATATGGGAGGAGTGGGTAAAAATAGGTAAGCCGATGCCTTATGCGTTGGTTCAGGGAGGTGAGCCCATCGTCCCCTATGTTGCCGGATTGCCTCTGCTTGACCGTGATGTTAACGAAGCCGACTATATTGGTGCGCTATATGGTAAGGGAATCGAGGTTGTTAAATGTGAGACGCATCATTTGAGGGTACCTGCCAGTTCCGAAGTCGTTATTGAAGGCTATTTTGCTATTACTCGCGAAGGTATAGAAGGGCCATTTGGTGAATTTGCTGGATACACGCCAAATGAAAACTCACTACAACCGATCTTGTCAATTGAAGCAATTAGTTGGCAAGACAATCCCATTTGGCCTGTGGTTGCTGAGGGTAAGCCGGTTGATGAATATCACACATGTTCGGGGATAGGCGATGCAGCGGCTATTCAGAACGTGTTGCTGGAAGCGAATATACCGGTGTCCTTTGTTTGGGGGCCGCTATATTCTGCCTGTCATTTAATGATCGTATCTATTAAGCACAATTGGCGTCAACTCCATCCAGATTTGAGTAGTGAACAACTGACTAAAAAAATTGGGGATATTATTCATCAGACGCGTAATAGTATCAAATTACCCAAAATCGTGGTGCTGGATGACGATATAGATCCAACAGAGACTAATTCGCTGCTTTGGGCATTATCGACTCGTGTACATCCTGAGAAAAGGCGTTATTACTATGAAAGCGCAATTTTGCCACTATTGAGTTGTTATTCGCAGGCAGAGCGCCACAACCGTAAAGGAAAACGCGTAGTGATTGATGCGTTGTTACCTGAAAATCACGGTTCTATCAGCTCATTCGATTATGCCTATCCCGAGGCGATAAAACAGCGAGTGCTGAAGAATTGGGTATCTGATTTTGGTGATAATGAATAG
- a CDS encoding ABCB family ABC transporter ATP-binding protein/permease, whose amino-acid sequence MDRSRILKFLLPYLWPKNNPKLRYYLIAAVIFMVVSKVSTTLVPLAYRAMIDTLSSENAKMMAIPITLIIAYGVARISASLFEELRNVMFVHVSQNATRLLGLRVFKQLHDLSLRFHLDRQTGGLYLSIERGTQAVATVLSRILFSIFPILFEITLVSLIMWHLLDGWFAVAILVTVACYILFTVMAVSWRTRFRRELNQANADANTKSIDSLINYETVKYFGNEQFEAERFNHSRQLYEYAAIKNQFSFTALSLGQTAIISVGLVVMMSMAAQGITQGRMTIGDFVLVNAYLLQLYQPLNFFGFIYSEIRQALIDMENMLDLLMVKREITDRPNAPTLQLTKGEVRFDSVSFGYDPRRPILNKVSFTIPAGKTVAVVGASGAGKSTLSRLLFRFYDVTDGAIYIDDQDVRNVTQASLREAIGIVPQDTVLFNDTLRYNIAYGRTSSSFAEIERAAKLAHIHDFIISLPDGYETRVGERGLKLSGGEKQRVAIARTILKNPAILVFDEATSALDTHTEREIQAHLREVSRDHTTLVIAHRLSTIIDADEIIVMEAGAIVERGRHEELLLQNGRYSAMWQNQYHEEEQQVL is encoded by the coding sequence ATGGATCGCTCCCGTATACTGAAATTCCTGCTGCCTTACCTGTGGCCTAAAAATAATCCTAAACTGCGTTACTACCTGATTGCCGCCGTCATATTTATGGTGGTTTCGAAGGTCAGCACCACTCTGGTCCCTCTTGCATATAGGGCAATGATCGACACATTGAGCAGTGAAAATGCCAAGATGATGGCTATTCCCATCACCTTGATAATTGCTTATGGGGTCGCGAGAATCAGTGCTTCTCTATTTGAAGAATTGCGTAACGTCATGTTTGTGCATGTCAGTCAGAATGCGACGCGGTTGCTTGGTTTACGGGTATTTAAACAATTACATGATCTCAGCTTACGTTTTCATCTGGACAGGCAAACGGGCGGGTTATATTTATCTATTGAGCGCGGTACACAAGCGGTTGCGACAGTACTTTCGCGCATCTTGTTCTCCATATTCCCCATTTTATTTGAGATAACATTGGTCTCTCTTATTATGTGGCATTTGCTCGATGGCTGGTTTGCTGTCGCCATTCTGGTGACCGTTGCCTGTTACATTCTATTTACCGTGATGGCTGTCAGTTGGCGAACTCGCTTTCGGCGCGAGCTGAATCAAGCGAATGCCGATGCCAACACCAAGTCTATCGACAGCCTGATAAATTATGAAACTGTAAAATATTTTGGTAATGAACAGTTTGAGGCCGAACGTTTTAATCACTCCAGACAGCTGTATGAATATGCAGCGATAAAAAATCAATTTAGTTTTACTGCATTAAGTCTGGGGCAAACAGCCATTATATCGGTAGGGCTGGTTGTGATGATGTCTATGGCGGCGCAAGGTATTACGCAAGGTCGTATGACCATCGGTGACTTTGTGTTAGTCAACGCTTATCTTCTTCAGTTGTATCAGCCACTCAACTTCTTTGGGTTTATTTACTCCGAGATCAGACAGGCGCTGATTGATATGGAGAATATGCTCGATTTATTGATGGTAAAAAGAGAAATTACAGATCGTCCTAATGCACCAACTTTGCAACTGACAAAAGGAGAAGTGCGTTTTGACTCTGTGAGTTTCGGTTATGACCCACGCCGGCCTATTCTGAATAAAGTGAGTTTTACTATTCCGGCGGGTAAAACGGTGGCAGTCGTTGGTGCATCGGGAGCCGGTAAATCGACACTATCTCGCTTGCTGTTTCGTTTTTATGATGTGACTGATGGTGCGATTTATATTGATGATCAAGATGTCCGCAATGTGACTCAAGCGAGTTTACGTGAGGCTATTGGTATCGTGCCTCAAGATACAGTGCTATTTAATGACACGCTGCGTTATAACATTGCATATGGCAGAACCTCTTCAAGTTTTGCAGAGATAGAACGTGCAGCGAAACTTGCGCATATCCATGATTTTATTATTAGCTTGCCTGATGGTTATGAGACGCGAGTAGGGGAGCGCGGGCTTAAGTTATCCGGTGGTGAGAAACAGCGGGTAGCGATTGCGCGCACGATTCTTAAAAATCCGGCTATTTTGGTTTTTGATGAAGCAACCAGTGCATTAGATACCCATACTGAGCGCGAGATTCAGGCCCATTTACGAGAAGTTAGCCGTGATCACACGACGTTGGTTATTGCTCACCGTTTATCCACCATCATTGATGCTGATGAAATTATTGTGATGGAAGCGGGCGCAATAGTTGAACGCGGGCGGCATGAGGAATTATTGCTGCAAAATGGCCGGTACTCAGCTATGTGGCAGAATCAATATCATGAAGAAGAGCAACAGGTATTGTAA
- a CDS encoding putative quinol monooxygenase encodes MLKVIAQDFIKPENISDVMPLYKELVEKTKLEPLCISYDLYIDNKDPGSFVFIEEWPDQAALDTHCATEHFRRLVPQINQYQRKECTFIFMHSFE; translated from the coding sequence ATGCTAAAAGTTATCGCACAAGACTTTATCAAACCAGAAAACATCAGTGATGTTATGCCGCTCTATAAAGAATTAGTGGAAAAAACAAAGCTTGAACCCCTTTGTATTTCCTATGATTTGTACATTGATAATAAAGACCCTGGTAGCTTCGTTTTTATTGAAGAGTGGCCAGACCAAGCGGCATTAGATACACATTGCGCGACAGAGCATTTCAGACGGTTGGTACCGCAGATCAACCAATATCAGCGAAAAGAGTGCACATTCATCTTTATGCACTCTTTTGAATAG
- a CDS encoding glycogen synthase has protein sequence MSALEKLVSAYCHTSLDFVASTVAFMENQKKKIKVDEIEAKLSSDELDFFRERLAHYRDIYRPQ, from the coding sequence ATGTCAGCACTTGAGAAACTTGTTTCGGCATATTGCCATACCAGCTTGGATTTTGTGGCATCCACGGTTGCTTTTATGGAAAACCAAAAAAAGAAAATTAAAGTTGATGAAATTGAAGCAAAACTTTCATCAGATGAACTCGATTTTTTCCGGGAAAGATTAGCCCATTACAGAGACATATATCGGCCTCAGTGA
- a CDS encoding metallophosphoesterase produces MYQKINGSEYRRIFVVGDIHGCYKKLMDSLGRVAFDRSSDLLVSVGDLADRGPQNTECYELLNAYWFRAVRGNHEQMAIDVLAGDEADTWIANGGRWFFLLAGNNRYQVEQLIKQAEQLPLIIEVTTDNGTYVIAHADYPSDEYVYGKFVDEHLVLWNRKRLNAAMKGESDEISGADKFIFGHTPLVKPSLFKNQLYIDTGAVFGNTLTLIQIQ; encoded by the coding sequence ATGTACCAAAAAATAAATGGCAGTGAATACCGGCGTATCTTTGTTGTTGGTGATATTCATGGCTGCTATAAAAAGTTGATGGATAGTTTGGGTCGAGTTGCCTTTGATCGCTCGTCTGATTTACTTGTTTCTGTGGGCGATCTGGCTGATCGCGGCCCTCAGAATACAGAATGTTATGAACTGCTTAATGCATATTGGTTTCGTGCTGTTCGTGGCAATCATGAGCAAATGGCCATTGATGTACTGGCCGGTGATGAGGCTGATACCTGGATAGCCAATGGCGGGCGCTGGTTCTTCTTATTGGCAGGAAATAATAGATATCAGGTTGAACAGTTGATTAAACAGGCCGAACAGCTGCCATTGATAATTGAGGTTACGACTGACAACGGGACATATGTTATCGCTCATGCTGATTATCCTTCAGATGAGTATGTTTACGGCAAATTTGTTGATGAGCATTTAGTCTTATGGAATCGTAAGCGCCTTAACGCGGCGATGAAGGGAGAAAGTGATGAGATCTCCGGGGCTGATAAATTTATTTTTGGTCACACGCCGCTGGTAAAACCATCACTATTTAAAAACCAGCTCTATATTGATACTGGCGCAGTATTCGGCAATACCCTGACCTTGATTCAGATTCAATAA
- a CDS encoding acyltransferase has translation MRNVGLHALKTLSCFSAVTFYSASKTCTEQCFLGGEVMGVLYFLSIIATPLFFMIIGYIDSSDEIDQADILRKLKSIITIIIFWNVLFYFINEDGFKRGYFLQSWLLFSIAIIYLINPIISKVLQSNRTAIITLSCLVIFSISIDLISAFSERPYLIDFPQYFRLWTWVFYYMTGRFLCSKICQKITKLPRIRLVAKVLLIPTAISMYYYESFMSIHVYKTVNAGYFLDNLHVLILSLCLFVIFDNFDTKHEWIKKTLAYISPSMIGVYILHDGIFYFIASAYNLSDVTLRFTLLLSVFAASVLLSRILLLNKYTSRFISF, from the coding sequence ATGAGAAACGTCGGTTTACATGCGCTAAAAACATTAAGCTGCTTTTCTGCCGTTACCTTTTATTCTGCCAGTAAAACCTGTACCGAACAGTGCTTTTTAGGTGGAGAAGTAATGGGGGTTTTGTACTTTTTGTCGATCATCGCCACCCCACTGTTTTTTATGATTATCGGTTATATCGATTCGAGCGATGAGATAGATCAAGCAGATATACTCAGAAAATTAAAATCTATCATAACCATTATCATTTTCTGGAACGTACTTTTCTACTTTATCAATGAGGATGGCTTCAAGCGGGGCTATTTCCTACAAAGCTGGCTTTTATTCAGTATTGCTATTATTTATCTGATCAATCCGATAATCTCGAAAGTACTACAAAGTAACAGAACGGCTATCATCACTCTCTCGTGTCTGGTTATATTCTCTATTTCTATCGATTTAATTAGCGCGTTCAGTGAGCGGCCATATTTAATTGATTTTCCACAATATTTTAGACTATGGACGTGGGTATTTTATTATATGACTGGCAGGTTCCTCTGCTCAAAAATTTGCCAAAAAATAACCAAATTGCCAAGGATACGTCTTGTCGCAAAAGTACTTCTTATCCCGACGGCAATTTCAATGTATTACTATGAAAGCTTTATGTCGATACATGTATATAAAACAGTGAATGCAGGCTATTTCCTCGATAATTTGCATGTTTTAATTCTGAGCTTATGCTTATTTGTAATATTTGATAACTTTGACACTAAACATGAATGGATAAAGAAAACATTGGCCTATATCAGCCCATCCATGATCGGGGTGTATATCTTGCATGATGGGATTTTCTATTTTATTGCCAGCGCATATAACTTATCTGATGTCACATTGAGGTTCACATTACTGTTGTCAGTATTTGCGGCCTCAGTCCTGTTATCGCGAATTCTATTACTGAATAAATATACATCACGTTTTATCTCGTTTTGA
- a CDS encoding helix-turn-helix transcriptional regulator produces MIVDNDKYQTLGMVAIVKKIFTSLGFKKEIKFYRKAFYSADIIFIGVDEFSFFDALKRLDKAPSEADVFLICDARLNSFLQGIPRFSNVTMIFREDGVDTVTNKITTVFKRKLRGLKDNLSERKSTRVLSLPSSERQYLTPNENIVLKLFNEGFSGGDIAKILKKSEKTVSGQKRSAMKKLGARTDVELIKMFMFK; encoded by the coding sequence ATGATCGTTGACAACGATAAATATCAAACACTAGGTATGGTAGCTATCGTAAAAAAGATATTTACATCTCTAGGATTTAAAAAAGAGATCAAATTCTATCGAAAAGCATTTTATTCAGCAGATATCATTTTTATTGGGGTTGATGAGTTCAGTTTTTTTGATGCTCTAAAGCGTTTGGATAAAGCCCCTTCAGAAGCGGATGTTTTTTTGATTTGTGATGCTCGTTTGAATAGCTTTTTACAGGGTATCCCAAGATTCAGCAATGTGACGATGATCTTCAGAGAAGACGGCGTTGATACTGTCACTAATAAAATTACGACTGTTTTCAAACGTAAGCTTCGCGGGCTTAAAGATAACTTATCTGAGCGTAAATCTACGAGAGTTCTGAGTTTGCCGTCGTCGGAGCGGCAGTATTTGACACCCAATGAAAATATCGTGTTGAAATTATTTAATGAAGGTTTTTCCGGTGGTGATATTGCCAAGATTTTGAAAAAGAGTGAGAAAACAGTCAGTGGGCAAAAACGGTCTGCTATGAAAAAACTGGGAGCCCGTACTGACGTTGAATTGATTAAAATGTTTATGTTCAAATAG
- a CDS encoding cold-shock protein: protein MNGRITTFFEDKGFGFITDENGDNRYFHVIKVANPEMIKKGAEVTFEPTTNTKGLSAFAVKVAIESKYIFIANERIKLTSIKSFHTFTKEVPAQAEVDKANTILSVNLLMSKIRPQEEDISEKTVPLKMLSITTFQNVTYTFSEHEVDIDSTIAKLKSI from the coding sequence ATGAACGGTAGAATAACAACTTTTTTTGAAGATAAAGGTTTTGGTTTTATCACCGATGAGAACGGAGATAACCGTTATTTTCACGTTATTAAAGTTGCTAATCCCGAGATGATTAAAAAAGGTGCGGAAGTGACTTTCGAGCCAACAACCAATACCAAAGGGTTGTCAGCATTTGCGGTGAAAGTGGCCATTGAGAGCAAATACATCTTTATTGCCAATGAAAGAATCAAACTCACCAGTATCAAATCCTTCCATACTTTTACTAAAGAAGTGCCTGCACAGGCTGAAGTTGATAAAGCCAATACCATCCTTTCAGTCAATTTACTGATGAGTAAAATCCGGCCGCAGGAAGAAGATATTTCAGAGAAAACTGTGCCATTGAAAATGTTATCGATAACAACATTCCAAAATGTTACTTACACATTCTCAGAGCATGAAGTTGATATTGACAGTACAATTGCCAAATTGAAGAGTATTTAA
- the cspE gene encoding transcription antiterminator/RNA stability regulator CspE encodes MSKIKGSVKWFNEAKGFGFITPEDGSKDVFVHFSAIASNGFKTLAEGQRVEFEITSGAKGPSAANVIAI; translated from the coding sequence ATGTCTAAGATTAAAGGTAGCGTTAAGTGGTTCAATGAAGCTAAAGGCTTTGGTTTTATTACCCCAGAAGATGGCAGCAAGGACGTTTTCGTTCATTTCTCAGCCATCGCTAGCAACGGTTTCAAAACTCTTGCTGAAGGCCAGCGTGTAGAATTTGAAATCACGAGCGGTGCCAAAGGGCCATCAGCTGCTAATGTTATCGCTATCTAA
- the crcB gene encoding fluoride efflux transporter CrcB: MFNTLLAVFIGGGVGSVARWLVSLKLNNFSPNIPVGTLIVNLVGAFIIGLTLALFTRIAHIDPVWKLLITTGFCGGLTTFSTFSVEVVYLLQDGKLAWAAGTVALNLAGSLAMTMLAFILVNYFAAQ; encoded by the coding sequence ATGTTTAATACATTGCTTGCAGTATTTATTGGTGGTGGTGTGGGCAGTGTCGCCCGTTGGCTGGTCAGTCTGAAGCTAAACAATTTTTCCCCAAATATCCCAGTAGGAACACTTATTGTAAACCTGGTCGGTGCTTTTATTATCGGCCTGACATTAGCACTATTCACCCGAATTGCACACATTGATCCTGTTTGGAAATTACTCATTACTACTGGCTTTTGTGGTGGGCTGACGACATTTTCAACCTTCTCCGTTGAAGTTGTCTATTTACTTCAGGATGGGAAATTAGCTTGGGCTGCGGGCACAGTTGCACTTAATCTGGCCGGTTCACTTGCCATGACAATGCTGGCTTTTATATTGGTTAATTACTTTGCTGCTCAATAA